Proteins found in one Massilia sp. H6 genomic segment:
- a CDS encoding ArsC family reductase — protein MTITLFGIPNCDTVKKARTWLAEHGHDVTFHDFKKQGVPRELLAAWLEQIDWETLVNRKGTTWRKLGDERKAEVVDKSSALELMLENPSVIKRPVLQGAGAVSVGFSPDHYAAKFAR, from the coding sequence ATGACCATCACCCTGTTCGGCATTCCCAACTGCGACACCGTCAAGAAAGCCCGCACCTGGCTGGCGGAGCACGGCCACGATGTTACTTTCCATGACTTCAAGAAGCAGGGCGTGCCGCGCGAACTGCTTGCCGCCTGGCTCGAGCAAATCGACTGGGAAACCCTGGTCAACCGCAAGGGCACGACCTGGCGCAAGCTGGGCGACGAACGCAAGGCCGAGGTCGTCGACAAGTCCAGTGCGCTGGAGCTGATGCTGGAAAATCCGTCCGTGATCAAGCGCCCGGTGCTGCAAGGCGCGGGCGCGGTTTCGGTCGGCTTCTCGCCGGACCACTATGCAGCGAAGTTCGCACGATGA
- a CDS encoding PilT/PilU family type 4a pilus ATPase: MPMDRLFQLMKEKNASDMFFAVNSPVHIKINGNLIPINQHRLEPDNIIALLSEIASPEQMTELDRENELNLGVSVPNLGRFRLSAFRQRGSISAVFRYVPATIPPIGELGLPPTLSELIMEKRGLLLIVGATGSGKSTTIASMLDHRNEQRPGHILTLEDPIEYLFKNKKSIVNQREIGSDAASFGTALRNSMRQAPDCILIGEIRDKETMAAALAYAQSGHLVLATLHANNSYNALNRIISFYPIENRAALLQDLSSSVKAIVSQRLVKSSAGGQRQAAVEVMLNTRYIADLIEQGEIGQIKDAMDRSLSPGSQSFETALFKLVKDGLVTQEEALANADSATNLLWLLNNGPESQTQTEQPQQPGSDPSAASFTEFTLNN; encoded by the coding sequence ATGCCCATGGACCGCCTGTTCCAGTTAATGAAGGAGAAGAACGCGTCCGACATGTTCTTCGCCGTGAACTCGCCGGTACATATCAAGATCAACGGGAACCTCATCCCGATCAACCAGCATCGTCTCGAACCCGACAACATCATCGCGCTGCTGTCGGAAATCGCCTCCCCCGAACAGATGACCGAGCTCGACCGCGAGAACGAGCTCAACCTGGGTGTCTCGGTGCCCAATCTCGGGCGCTTCCGCCTGTCCGCGTTTCGCCAGCGCGGCTCGATTTCGGCGGTGTTCCGCTACGTGCCGGCGACGATCCCGCCGATCGGCGAACTGGGCCTGCCCCCTACCCTGTCCGAACTGATCATGGAAAAGCGCGGCCTGCTGCTGATCGTGGGCGCTACCGGCTCGGGCAAATCGACCACCATCGCCTCGATGCTGGATCACCGCAACGAACAGCGCCCCGGGCATATCCTGACGCTGGAAGACCCGATCGAATACCTGTTCAAGAACAAGAAATCGATCGTCAACCAGCGCGAGATCGGCAGCGACGCCGCCAGCTTCGGCACCGCCCTGCGCAACTCCATGCGCCAGGCGCCGGACTGCATCCTGATCGGCGAGATCCGCGACAAGGAAACCATGGCGGCGGCGCTGGCTTACGCGCAATCGGGCCACTTGGTACTGGCGACCCTGCACGCCAATAACAGCTACAACGCGCTGAACCGCATCATCAGTTTCTATCCGATCGAGAACCGCGCGGCGCTGCTGCAGGATTTGTCGTCGAGCGTGAAGGCGATCGTCTCGCAGCGCCTGGTCAAGTCCAGCGCCGGCGGCCAGCGCCAGGCGGCGGTGGAAGTCATGCTCAATACCCGCTACATTGCCGACCTGATCGAACAAGGCGAGATTGGCCAGATCAAGGATGCGATGGACCGGAGCCTGTCGCCGGGTTCGCAATCGTTCGAGACCGCGCTGTTCAAGCTGGTCAAGGATGGCCTGGTGACCCAGGAAGAAGCGCTGGCCAACGCCGATTCGGCCACCAACCTGCTCTGGCTGCTCAACAATGGACCGGAAAGCCAGACGCAGACGGAGCAACCGCAACAGCCGGGTAGCGACCCGTCGGCGGCGTCGTTCACGGAATTTACGCTCAACAACTGA
- the dapD gene encoding 2,3,4,5-tetrahydropyridine-2,6-dicarboxylate N-succinyltransferase — MTQQLQTIIDTAWEQRAEISPSNASAEVRDAVAHVLAGLDAGTLRVAQKDSGSWVVNQWIKKAVLLSFRLENNVPVAGGGGMQFYDKVPTKFADYSAEDFAQGGFRVVPPAVARRGSFIGKNVVLMPSYVNIGAYVDEGAMVDTWATVGSCAQIGKNVHLSGGVGIGGVLEPMQANPTIIEDNCFIGARSEIVEGVIVEENSVISMGVYIGQSTKIYNRETGEVSYGRVPSGSVVVSGSLPSSDGKYSLYCAVIVKRVDAQTRSKTAINDLLRGD, encoded by the coding sequence ATGACCCAACAACTCCAGACCATCATCGACACGGCGTGGGAACAGCGCGCCGAGATCAGCCCGTCCAACGCTTCTGCCGAAGTGCGCGACGCGGTCGCCCACGTGCTTGCCGGCCTGGATGCCGGCACCTTGCGGGTGGCGCAGAAAGATAGCGGCAGCTGGGTCGTGAACCAGTGGATCAAGAAAGCCGTGCTGCTGTCGTTCCGCCTCGAGAACAACGTGCCGGTGGCCGGTGGCGGGGGCATGCAGTTCTACGACAAGGTGCCGACCAAGTTCGCCGACTACAGCGCCGAAGACTTCGCCCAGGGCGGCTTCCGCGTGGTGCCGCCGGCGGTTGCCCGTCGCGGCAGCTTTATCGGCAAGAACGTGGTGCTGATGCCGTCCTACGTCAATATCGGCGCCTACGTCGACGAAGGCGCGATGGTCGATACCTGGGCCACTGTCGGCTCCTGCGCCCAGATCGGCAAGAACGTCCACCTGTCGGGCGGGGTCGGCATCGGCGGCGTGCTCGAACCGATGCAGGCCAATCCGACCATCATCGAAGACAACTGCTTCATCGGCGCCCGCTCCGAAATCGTCGAAGGCGTGATCGTCGAAGAGAACTCGGTGATCTCGATGGGCGTGTACATCGGCCAGTCGACCAAGATCTACAACCGCGAGACCGGCGAGGTGAGCTACGGCCGCGTGCCTTCCGGTTCGGTGGTGGTCTCGGGCAGCCTGCCCTCTAGCGACGGCAAGTACAGCCTGTACTGCGCCGTCATCGTCAAGCGCGTCGATGCGCAGACGCGCTCGAAGACCGCGATCAACGACCTGCTGCGCGGCGACTGA
- a CDS encoding PLP-dependent aminotransferase family protein encodes MKIENPNPIQWQFSERAQQLQSSFIREILKITQRPEITSFAGGLPSPATFPVERMKAAYDKVLSEAGKVALQYGPTDGYAPLREWIANSLSTEGSRILPEQILMTSGSQQALDLLGKVLVDEGSRVLVETPSYLGALQAFSVYRPEFKSVDTDDDGLVPSSIAAVADGARMLYSLPNFQNPTGRSLSLERRHELVETCARFGIPLIEDDPYGALSYKGEPMPKMVAMNPDGVIYMGSFSKVLTPGIRLGYVCAPLPLVRRLELAKQAADLHTAQLTQMVVYEVIKDGFLDQHIPTIRQLYGDQCQVMLDAMAEHFPAGVSWTKPEGGMFIWVTLPKSIDAMKLLDQSLAARVAFVPGAPFYANDPASNTLRLSFVTVPPERIREGIAVLGKLIADML; translated from the coding sequence GCGCAGCAGCTGCAAAGCTCGTTCATCCGCGAAATCCTGAAAATCACCCAGCGCCCGGAGATCACCTCCTTCGCCGGCGGCCTGCCGTCGCCAGCCACTTTCCCGGTCGAGCGCATGAAGGCTGCCTACGACAAGGTGCTGAGCGAAGCCGGCAAAGTGGCCCTGCAATATGGACCGACCGATGGCTACGCCCCCTTGCGGGAATGGATCGCGAACTCGCTCTCCACGGAAGGCAGCCGCATCCTGCCGGAACAGATCCTGATGACCTCGGGCTCGCAGCAGGCACTCGACCTGCTGGGCAAGGTGCTGGTCGATGAAGGCAGTCGTGTGCTGGTCGAGACGCCGAGCTACCTGGGCGCGCTGCAAGCCTTTTCGGTCTACCGTCCAGAATTCAAATCGGTCGACACCGACGACGATGGCCTGGTGCCGTCGTCGATCGCGGCCGTGGCCGATGGCGCCCGCATGCTGTATTCGCTGCCGAACTTCCAGAACCCGACCGGCCGCTCGCTGTCGCTCGAACGCCGCCACGAACTGGTCGAGACCTGCGCCCGCTTCGGCATTCCGCTGATCGAGGACGATCCATACGGCGCCCTGAGCTATAAAGGCGAGCCGATGCCGAAGATGGTGGCCATGAACCCGGACGGCGTCATCTACATGGGCTCGTTCTCCAAGGTGCTGACCCCAGGCATCCGCCTGGGCTATGTCTGCGCGCCGCTGCCGCTGGTACGCCGCCTCGAGCTGGCCAAGCAGGCGGCCGACCTGCATACCGCCCAGCTGACCCAGATGGTGGTGTACGAAGTGATCAAGGACGGCTTCCTGGACCAGCATATCCCGACCATCCGCCAGCTCTACGGCGACCAGTGCCAGGTCATGCTTGACGCCATGGCCGAGCACTTCCCGGCCGGCGTAAGCTGGACCAAGCCCGAGGGCGGCATGTTCATCTGGGTGACCCTGCCCAAGAGCATCGACGCCATGAAGCTGCTCGACCAGTCGCTGGCCGCACGCGTGGCCTTCGTGCCGGGCGCGCCCTTCTACGCCAACGACCCGGCCAGCAACACGCTGCGCCTGTCCTTCGTGACGGTGCCGCCGGAGCGTATCCGCGAAGGCATCGCCGTTCTCGGCAAGCTGATCGCCGACATGCTGTAA
- the dapC gene encoding succinyldiaminopimelate transaminase yields the protein MNPHLDQLHPYPFERLRQLFAGTTPNPAYRPISLGIGEPKHPTPALIEKALMHAMAGLSSYPSTIGSEPLRAAIASWLERRYGIPPIDPATMVLPVNGSREALFAIAQCVVAAGRGHAHGGALVMSPNPFYQIYEGAAYLAGAEPYYVNSEPGRNFAPDFASVPDAVWPRVQLLYVCSPGNPTGAVLGLDDWEQLFALSDRHGFVIAADECYSEIYCGATPPLGALEAAHQLGRSRGAHPYANLVVFSSLSKRSNVPGMRSGFVAGDPQVLKKFLLYRTYSGGAMSPPVQAASIAAWNDEHHVQENRALYREKFRLITPLLQQVMDVELPDAGFYLWADVRRTGLSDLDFASRLYAEYNVTVLPGSYLAREACGVNPGRDRIRMALVAGVDEGLDAANRIVEFCKRLA from the coding sequence GTGAACCCACATCTCGACCAGCTCCATCCCTACCCGTTCGAACGCCTGCGCCAGCTGTTCGCCGGCACGACCCCGAACCCAGCCTATCGCCCGATCAGCCTGGGCATCGGCGAGCCAAAGCATCCGACACCCGCCTTGATCGAAAAGGCGCTGATGCATGCGATGGCAGGCCTGTCCAGCTACCCCAGCACCATCGGGAGCGAACCGCTGCGCGCGGCAATCGCCAGCTGGCTGGAACGCCGCTATGGCATCCCCCCGATCGACCCGGCCACCATGGTGCTGCCGGTGAACGGCTCGCGCGAAGCGCTGTTCGCGATCGCCCAGTGCGTGGTGGCGGCAGGGCGCGGCCACGCACACGGCGGCGCGCTGGTGATGAGTCCCAATCCGTTCTACCAGATCTACGAAGGCGCGGCCTACCTGGCCGGCGCCGAGCCGTACTACGTGAACTCCGAACCGGGCCGCAATTTCGCGCCCGATTTCGCCAGCGTGCCCGATGCTGTCTGGCCGCGCGTGCAGCTGCTCTACGTCTGCTCGCCGGGCAATCCGACCGGCGCCGTGCTGGGACTGGACGACTGGGAGCAGCTCTTTGCGCTGTCCGACCGTCACGGTTTCGTGATCGCGGCCGACGAGTGCTATTCCGAGATTTACTGCGGCGCGACACCACCGCTGGGCGCGCTGGAAGCGGCGCACCAGCTGGGGCGCAGCCGCGGCGCGCACCCGTATGCCAACCTGGTCGTTTTCTCCAGTCTGTCGAAGCGCTCGAACGTGCCGGGCATGCGCTCGGGCTTTGTGGCGGGCGACCCGCAGGTGCTGAAGAAGTTCCTGCTCTACCGCACCTATAGCGGCGGCGCCATGTCGCCTCCCGTGCAGGCGGCCTCGATCGCGGCCTGGAACGACGAGCACCACGTGCAGGAAAATCGCGCACTGTACCGCGAGAAGTTCAGGCTGATCACCCCGCTGCTCCAGCAGGTGATGGATGTCGAACTGCCCGATGCGGGCTTTTACCTGTGGGCCGACGTGCGCCGCACAGGGCTGTCCGACCTCGATTTCGCCAGCCGCCTGTACGCCGAATATAATGTCACGGTCCTGCCGGGCAGCTACTTGGCGCGTGAAGCGTGCGGCGTCAATCCCGGCCGCGACCGTATCCGCATGGCGCTGGTCGCCGGCGTCGACGAAGGACTCGATGCGGCCAACCGCATTGTCGAGTTCTGCAAGCGCCTGGCTTGA
- a CDS encoding diguanylate cyclase, which yields MNHPAFAIPAPARQAAILIVDDAPASLGLLQDILRGEGYRTCVAISGERAIELAERVQPDLILLDVMLPGLDGLETCSRLKNHPATADIPVIFVSACSDTDDIVAGFERGAADYIAKPLRLPEVCARVRAQLQIRSASQSNTQQVKRLRMIVDGMDEGLVLLGQDGRIQYANPASERCLGHTDLELSGRPLAELLAEPGASDVAAWFDTDSVHPRQRGTREVLLHQPDGSLRAMDLNLSPLTTGEQLWVALLHDITHHKQSADALQRAALADPLTGIANRRHFDACLEQEWQRALRSARPLSLLVIDVDHFKLYNDQFGHAAGDQCLQAVASTLQGHALRATDLAARYGGEEFLLLLPETPLEGAAKLAEAIRADVQRLGVPNPRSSTLDVVTVSVGAATMVPTSFDELGSLFLAADRAMYDAKAAGRNRVLALGAGYAWDAMHQALMR from the coding sequence ATGAATCATCCTGCCTTCGCAATCCCGGCTCCAGCACGCCAGGCAGCGATCCTGATCGTTGACGACGCGCCCGCCAGCCTCGGGCTGCTGCAGGACATATTGCGCGGCGAAGGTTACCGAACTTGCGTCGCCATTTCCGGCGAGCGCGCCATCGAGCTTGCCGAGCGAGTCCAGCCCGACCTGATCCTGCTCGACGTCATGCTGCCCGGCCTGGATGGCCTGGAAACCTGCAGCCGCCTCAAGAACCACCCCGCCACCGCCGATATCCCGGTAATTTTTGTGAGCGCCTGCTCCGACACCGATGACATCGTGGCCGGCTTCGAGCGCGGCGCTGCCGACTACATTGCCAAGCCGCTGCGCCTGCCCGAAGTCTGTGCCCGGGTCCGGGCCCAGCTGCAGATTCGCTCGGCCAGCCAGTCGAATACGCAGCAGGTCAAACGCCTGCGCATGATCGTCGACGGCATGGACGAAGGCTTGGTGCTGCTCGGCCAGGACGGCCGCATCCAGTATGCGAATCCGGCCAGCGAACGCTGCCTGGGCCATACCGACCTCGAGCTGTCTGGCCGCCCGCTGGCAGAGCTGCTGGCCGAGCCTGGCGCCAGCGATGTCGCCGCCTGGTTCGACACCGACAGCGTGCACCCTCGCCAGCGCGGCACCCGCGAAGTACTGCTGCACCAGCCCGATGGCAGCCTGCGCGCCATGGACCTGAACCTGTCGCCGCTGACTACTGGCGAGCAGCTGTGGGTGGCCCTGCTGCACGACATCACCCACCACAAGCAATCGGCCGATGCGCTGCAGCGCGCCGCGCTGGCCGACCCGCTCACCGGCATAGCCAACCGCCGTCATTTCGATGCCTGTCTCGAGCAGGAATGGCAGCGCGCGCTGCGTTCGGCGCGGCCGCTGTCGCTGCTGGTGATCGACGTCGATCACTTCAAGCTCTACAACGACCAGTTCGGCCACGCTGCCGGCGACCAGTGCCTGCAGGCCGTGGCCAGTACGCTGCAGGGGCACGCACTGCGCGCCACCGACCTGGCGGCGCGCTACGGCGGCGAGGAATTCCTGCTGCTGCTGCCCGAAACCCCGCTGGAGGGCGCTGCCAAGCTGGCCGAGGCGATCCGCGCCGACGTGCAACGCCTGGGCGTGCCGAACCCGCGCTCGAGCACCCTCGATGTCGTCACCGTCAGCGTGGGCGCCGCCACCATGGTGCCGACCAGCTTTGACGAGCTCGGCTCGCTGTTTCTGGCCGCCGACCGCGCCATGTACGACGCCAAGGCCGCCGGACGCAACAGGGTGCTGGCGCTGGGCGCGGGCTATGCATGGGATGCGATGCACCAGGCGCTGATGCGCTAG